A part of Populus alba chromosome 8, ASM523922v2, whole genome shotgun sequence genomic DNA contains:
- the LOC118061174 gene encoding pectinesterase inhibitor 7 gives MPSETPGPLLLFTFFLTTFLLYSQPISTVASPDPAFSQSSGTDYIRSSCGATLYPEICYTSLSRYASAVKQSPSRLARVAIGVSLSRARRLAAYVSNLTRHEDFGGDHRGAAALHDCLSNMADAVDEMSGSLKQMRKVGATGLSAESFQFQMSNVETWMSAALTDEETCTDGFEDVTDGAVKTEVCNHVADAKKFTSNALALVNTYAAAGTP, from the coding sequence atgcCATCAGAAACGCCAGGCCCTCTGCTACTCTTCACCTTCTTCCTAACAACCTTCCTTCTCTACTCCCAACCAATCTCAACCGTCGCTTCACCGGACCCCGCCTTTTCTCAATCCAGCGGCACAGATTACATTCGCTCAAGCTGCGGCGCAACATTGTACCCCGAAATCTGCTACACCTCCCTCTCTCGCTACGCCAGTGCTGTAAAACAAAGCCCCAGTCGCCTAGCTCGCGTGGCCATCGGCGTCAGCCTCTCAAGAGCACGCCGCCTGGCAGCCTACGTATCCAACCTAACCCGCCATGAAGACTTCGGAGGCGATCACCGTGGCGCGGCCGCCCTTCACGACTGCTTATCCAACATGGCAGACGCCGTTGATGAGATGAGTGGTTCGTTGAAGCAGATGCGGAAAGTTGGAGCAACTGGGCTGTCAGCAGAGTCGTTTCAGTTTCAGATGAGTAACGTGGAGACGTGGATGAGTGCTGCTTTGACAGATGAGGAGACGTGTACGGATGGTTTTGAGGATGTAACGGACGGGGCTGTGAAAACGGAGGTGTGTAACCATGTTGCGGATGCCAAGAAATTTACTAGCAATGCTCTTGCTCTGGTTAACACTTACGCTGCCGCAGGAACGCCATGa
- the LOC118061173 gene encoding endoglucanase 8, which yields MARKSLTTSLRNLRVTTFLFLVLLSLHAVIGSGHDYHDALRKSILFFEGQRSGKLPPDQRVRWRRDSALHDGSTVGRDLTGGYYDAGDNIKFGFPMAFTTTLLSWSIIDFGRNMGPELKNAVKAVKWATDYLLKVTAVPDVVYVQVGDAYSDHNCWERPEDMDTLRSVYKIDGSHPGSDVAGETAAALAAASIVFRSRDPAYSRLLLNRAVRVFDFADRHRGAYSSSLRSAVCPFYCDVNGYQDELLWGAVWLHKASRRRRYREYVVKNEVILHAGDTINEFGWDNKHAGINVLISKEVLMGRAEYFESFKQNADDFICSILPGISHPQVQYSPGGLIFKAGGSNMQHVTSLSFLLLAYSSYLSHANKVVPCGETTASPALLKHLAKRQVDYILGDNPLGMSYMVGYGPRYPLRIHHRGSSLPSVQAHPARIRCKEGSRYFLSPNPNPNVHVGAVVGGPNITDAFPDSRPFFQESEPTTYINAPLVGLLAYFSAHP from the exons ATGGCGCGAAAATCCCTAACAACTTCCCTGCGAAATCTCCGCGTCACTACCTTTCTTTTCCTCGTACTCCTCTCTCTCCATGCAGTCATCGGCAGTGGCCATGATTACCATGACGCCCTCCGCAAGAGCATTCTCTTCTTCGAAGGCCAGCGCTCCGGCAAGCTCCCACCAGATCAAAGAGTCAGGTGGCGCCGCGACTCCGCCTTGCATGACGGCTCTACCGTTGGC AGGGATTTGACGGGAGGATATTACGATGCCGGGGATAACATAAAGTTTGGATTCCCAATGGCATTTACGACGACATTATTGTCATGGAGCATTATTGATTTCGGAAGGAACATGGGGCCGGAGTTGAAGAACGCCGTCAAAGCAGTCAAATGGGCGACTGATTACTTACTAAAAGTAACCGCGGTACCTGACGTCGTTTATGTCCAGGTAGGTGACGCGTATTCGGATCATAACTGCTGGGAGAGGCCGGAGGACATGGACACACTGAGGTCGGTGTATAAGATCGATGGATCCCATCCGGGATCTGACGTGGCAGGTGAAACAGCCGCTGCATTGGCGGCCGCATCCATTGTATTTCGTTCACGTGACCCTGCCTATTCTAGGTTGCTTCTCAATCGGGCCGTTAGG GTCTTCGACTTTGCTGACAGACACCGTGGTGCGTACAGTAGTAGCTTGCGTTCTGCAGTGTGCCCTTTTTACTGTGACGTGAATGGTTACCAG GACGAGTTGCTCTGGGGAGCAGTGTGGCTGCATAAGGCCTCGCGCAGGCGCAGATACAGAGAGTATGTAGTGAAAAACGAGGTAATACTGCATGCTGGAGATACCATCAATGAGTTCGGGTGGGATAACAAGCATGCTGGCATTAACGTCCTCATTTCCAAG GAAGTGTTAATGGGAAGAGCAGAATATTTTGAGTCTTTCAAGCAGAATGCAGATGACTTTATTTGTTCTATATTGCCTGGGATTTCTCATCCTCAAGTCCAATATTCTCCAG GCGGGCTGATCTTCAAGGCTGGAGGGAGTAACATGCAGCATGTAACGTCTTTGTCTTTCCTGCTTTTGGCTTATTCTAGTTATCTAAGCCATGCCAATAAGGTCGTGCCATGTGGCGAGACAACAGCTTCCCCTGCCCTTCTCAAGCACTTGGCCAAACGTCAG GTAGACTACATTCTTGGAGATAATCCACTGGGGATGTCATACATGGTTGGATATGGTCCACGTTATCCACTGAGGATCCACCACAGGGGCAGCTCGCTGCCATCAGTGCAGGCGCACCCCGCTCGCATTAGGTGTAAGGAGGGGTCGCGCTACTTCTTAAGTCCAAATCCAAACCCCAATGTGCATGTGGGTGCGGTTGTTGGTGGGCCTAACATCACAGATGCTTTTCCAGATTCCAGGCCATTCTTTCAAGAGTCAGAGCCCACGACTTACATCAATGCTCCCCTAGTAGGCCTGCTTGCATACTTTTCAGCCCACCCTTGA
- the LOC118061185 gene encoding protein PLANT CADMIUM RESISTANCE 2 produces the protein MYPSKQDTAHEMNQKPSPPLPAPVTGYPAGPLTNQHHNEIHSHPIQHQQQQPGSWSSGLCDCFSDIPNCCITCWCPCITFGQVAEIVDKGTTSCAVSGAIYGVLLWFTGCPCIYSCLYRTKMRKQLMFEDRPCNDCLVHFCCDACALCQEYRELKHRGFDMSMGWQGNVERQNGGAAMIASAPPVEQGMKR, from the exons ATGTATCCATCAAAGCAAGACACCGCTCATGAGATGAACCAAAAGCCATCACCTCCCTTGCCAGCACCGGTGACCGGCTATCCAGCAGGACCCTTAACAAACCAGCATCACAATGAGATTCATTCTCACCCCATTCAGCATCAACAGCAGCAGCCCGGTAGTTGGTCCTCCGGTCTCTGTGACTGCTTCTCTGACATCCCTAATT GTTGCATCACATGTTGGTGCCCGTGCATCACTTTTGGACAGGTCGCTGAGATTGTAGACAAAGGAACAACAT CCTGTGCTGTAAGTGGAGCAATTTACGGCGTACTTTTATGGTTCACTGGTTGTCCTTGCATATACTCGTGTCTATATCGAACTAAAATGAGGAAGCAGCTGATGTTCGAGGACAGACCTTGTAATGATTGCTTGGTTCATTTCTGCTGTGATGCTTGTGCTCTGTGTCAGGAGTACAGAGAGCTCAAACATCGTGGATTTGATATGTCGATGG gtTGGCAAGGGAATGTGGAGAGACAAAATGGTGGAGCGGCCATGATCGCATCAGCACCGCCCGTTGAACAAGGAATGAAACGCTGA
- the LOC118061184 gene encoding protein PLANT CADMIUM RESISTANCE 2: MYSQNPSSYEKFSASQSPAFSQDTTTTGIALTSTSQFYSTDDSRSSIELRSKNKGPWSTGLCDCHDDWRNCCITFWCPCVTFGQIAEIVDKGSSSCGVNGALYALISCVTCFPCCYSCFYRAKMRQQYLLRETPCGDCLVHCFCECCSLCQEYRELKSRGYDLAMGWHGNVEKNNRSSEMASVPPLVERGMSR; the protein is encoded by the exons ATGTACTCACAAAACCCATCTTCTTATGAAAAATTCTCCGCTTCGCAGTCACCAGCGTTCAGTCAAGATACAACAACAACTGGGATCGCACTCACCTCAACAAGCCAGTTCTACAGTACTGATGATTCTAGATCTTCTATTGAACTCCGATCCAAGAACAAAGGCCCTTGGTCAACTGGGTTGTGCGACTGCCATGATGATTGGCGAAACT GCTGCATAACGTTTTGGTGCCCCTGCGTCACGTTTGGCCAAATTGCTGAAATCGTCGACAAGGGATCTTCGT CTTGTGGTGTAAATGGAGCACTTTACGCACTGATTTCATGTGTTACTTGTTTTCCATGTTGCTACTCCTGCTTCTACCGTGCAAAAATGAGGCAGCAGTACTTGTTGAGGGAAACCCCTTGCGGGGACTGTCTGGTTCATTGCTTCTGCGAGTGTTGTTCTCTGTGTCAAGAGTATCGCGAGCTTAAAAGCCGTGGATATGATTTGGCTATGG GATGGCATGGCAACGTGGAGAAAAACAATCGCAGCTCGGAGATGGCTTCAGTGCCGCCATTGGTTGAACGGGGCATGAGCCGATAA
- the LOC118061167 gene encoding uncharacterized protein yields the protein MEGAELELERRSKFLSGLIEKKKAKEHQEQPSKLSVRVRAADMPIVLQDRAFRCARDQLNSMPGKLDSKRLALALKKEFDAAYGPAWHCIVGTSFGSYVTHSTGGFLYFSIDKVYILLFRTAVEPLER from the exons ATGGAAGGAGCAGAGCTGGAACTAGAGAGAAGGAGCAAGTTCTTGAGTGGTTTGATAGAGAAAAAGAAGGCCAAAGAACATCAAGAGCAGCCCAGCAAACTTAGTGTTCGTGTTAGAGCTGCTGATATGCCCATTGTTTTGCAAGACCGCGCTTTTAGGTGTGCCCGTGACCAGCTTAACTCCATGCCTGGAAAGCTTGACAGCAAACGCCTTGCTCTTGCCCTTAAAAAG GAATTTGATGCTGCATATGGTCCAGCCTGGCACTGCATTGTTGGCACTAGCTTTGGTTCATATGTTACTCATTCCACAGGAGGCTTCTTGTATTTTTCGATTGACAAGGTTTACATCCTTCTCTTTAGGACTGCTGTCGAACCTTTAGAACGCTGa